The following is a genomic window from Trueperaceae bacterium.
AGGACTGCCAGGAGGAACAGGTCGGGAGGCGGGATGGGTGCCAACAACGCCGCGAGGAAGCCCTGCGCCACGACCAGGATCAGGTAGAAGAGCACGAGGCGCACGGCGCAAGTGTAACCAACCGGGCCCGGCCCGACGGTCGGACCCCGGGCGTCACTTCCCGAAGACGTTCGGGAGCTCGTCGAGCGTCACGAGCACCTCCCGCGGCTTGCTCCCCTGGTGCGGGCCGACCACGCCGAGAGCCTCGAGCGAGTCCATCAGCTTGCCCGCCCGGGCGTGCCCCACGGAGAGGCGTCTTTGCAGCCGCGAGACGCTGGCCTGGCCCTCGTTGATGACCAACTCGGCGGCGGGGCGCAGCTTGTCGTCGTTCCAGTCGATCAGGCCGGTGGCGGTCGACTCGTCCGCCGGGGGCGGGTCGAAGTCCGCGCCGTACGCCTCGCCGAAGTCGTCATCGAAGTACTGGCGCCTCAGGAAGTCGGCCAGCCGCTGGATCTCGTTCTCGCTCACGAACGGTCCCTGCAGGCGCACGGCCTTCACCAGGCCGGGCTGGTAGTAGAGCATGTCGCCCATGCCGATCAGGCGCTCGGCGCCCATGGAATCGAGGATGGTGCGCGAGTCGTGGCTGCTGGACACCGCGAACGCCATGCGCGCGGGGACGTTCACCTTGATGAGGCTGGTCAGGATGTCGACCGACGGGCGCTGCGTGGCGAGGATCAGGTGCATGCCGGTGGCGCGCGCCATCTGCGCCAGGCGCATGATGGCCGACTCCACCTCCTTGGGGCTCGTGATCATGAGGTCGGCCAGCTCGTCGATGATGATGGCGATGAAGGGGAGGGGCGGCAGGTCGAGGCTCTTGGCCTTCTCGTTGTACTGATCGAGGTTCTTGGCCCCGAGCTTCGACATCATCTTGTAGCGCCGCTCCATGTGCGTGACCGTCCCGAGCAGGACGCCGGCGGCGTCTGCCGGGTTGGTCACCACCGGCCTGAGCAGGTGGGGGATCCCGTCGTAGGGCGTCAGCTCCACCATCTTGGGGTCGATCATCAGGAGACGCATCTCCGTGGGGAGGAAGCGGTAGAGCAGCGACGAGATGAGCGTGTTCACGGCGACGGACTTGCCGGAACCGGTGGAGCCGGCGATCAGCAGGTGCGGCATGCGTGTCAGGTCGCCCACCATCATCTCGCCGTCGATGGAGCGGCCGAGCACGATGGGGATGCGCGCCTTGGAGCGACGGTAGCTGTTCGACGCCACGGCCTCCCTGAACCGGACGAGCTCGCGGTGGGCGTTGGGCACCTCGAGCCCGATGACGCTCTTGCCGGGGATGGGCGCCTCGATGCGCACGGAGCCGACCGCCATGGCGAGGGCCAGGTCGTCCGCCAGGTTCGCGAAGCGGCTGATCTTCTCGCCCGGCGCCGGTTCGACCTCGAAGCGCGTGACGGACGGCCCGCGCACGGACGAGGTGACGCGACCGCCCAAGCGGAAGCTCGCCAGCGTCTCGTCGATCTGCCGCACGCGCTCCAGGTTCTCGGCAGCCGTGGCCCGTGGGTCGAGGCTCGGCCTCTCGGGCTCGTCCAACAGCTCGAGCGGGGGCACCTGTATCGGGATGGCGCCGACAGCCACCGCGGGCGACTCGCCGACCGGCGGGTCGCGGCGAGGCGCGGCGGCGCCCCCTCCTGCCCGCGCCGGCCCGCGCCCGGCCGGGGCCGGGTTCCCGCCGAACCCATCCGCGGCCCCGCCCGCCCCGGCCCGCGCCCCGACAGCATCGGACGCGTCGAGCACCGCCCCACGGTCCACGGACGCTGCCGCGCCGGCGGCCGCCCCGGCGTCAGGGTTGCCCGCGCCCCCGGCAGGGGCGTGCCCCCGGCNNNNNNNNNNNNNNNNNNNNNNNNNNNNNNNNNNNNNNNNNNNNNNNNNNNNNNNNNNNNNNNNNNNNNNNNNNNNNNNNNNNNNNNNNNNNNNNNNNNNGCGGCCGCCCCGGCGTCAGGGTTGCCCGCGCCCCCGGCAGGGGCGTGCCCCCGGCCCCCGGTCTGGGCTGCGGCCGGCCCGGCGCCGCCGTCCGGCGGGAGCTCGCCGTCACCGATCAGGGCCGTCTGCCAGCCGGCGTCGGGGCCGGGCGCGGCCGCCGCGGCCATCGCGGCCGCCTGACGTTCCTCCGCCGCCCTAACGGCGGCAGCCTCCGCGTCGAGCGCCGCGCGGTGCGCCACAGCGCGCAGGGCCGCGAGGACGTGGTCACGGTCCCCCAGCAGCCGGCGCCCCTGAGCGTCGATCTCGGCCGCGAGCGTCGCGTGGAAGTCGGCCACGAGCGGGTGGGCGTGATGCGCGGCAAGCGTGGCGTCGAGCTCCTCGAGCACGGGGCGCCAACCGTCGAACCTCGCGGTCACGGCCTCGAGCGCCTCCGCCTCAGCCTCCATCGCCCGGAGTTCCGCCAGCCGCCGCTGATGCCCGCGCGACGCGCCGGCGAGCTGGCGCGGTGACATGCCCTTCAGGGCGCGCTTGTCGACGTCGCGCTCGCGCGACGCGCGTCTGTTCCGCTCCAGCAGGGCCGTGGCCTCGAGCAGCAGCGTCTTGCGCAGCCTGTCGAGCGCGTCGGCGGCCCGACCGCGCTGGCCCACCGGGTCGGCGAGCTGGCGCTTCACGTCGGCGGCCCACACCTCGAAGGTGGTGGCGCGCGCGCCGAACGGATCGTCGCCCGCCGGCGGCCGCGCCCGTTCGGAGTCCACCTGCACCGCCAGGTCGGCCGCGCGATCCTTGGTGAACCCCGCCACCGCGCTCTGCCAGGCGGACAGGTCCGCGCGCACCTCACGCAGCAGCGCCGGCGTCGCCTCCGCCAGGCGCGACCGCGCCGCCTTGACGTCGTCCTGCCAGTGCTCCAGCTCGCGGCTGCCCGGGTACAGCTCCGCCAGGGCCTCCAGGTCGCGACCCACCTCCGTCAGGGCGCGGCGGGCCAGGGCCACGTCGGCCTGGAAGGCGGCGCGGCGCCGCGCCGTCTCGCGCGTGGCCACCAACCAGCGCCAGGCGCGCTTGAGGCCCGTCACGAGCGCCGCCAGGCCGGCGCGGAGGAGGCGCGTCGGGGGCCAACCGGCCAGCAGGTCGAGGCCGACGCTGGCGATCACCACAGCCGGCACCGCCGCGAGCGCGCCCCAGGCGCCACCCAGCCACTCCCTCAGGCCGCGACCCCAATCGCCTGCCGCCGCGGGCGACGCTGCCGCGACCACGCCCCACGCCCCGGCGACGAGCAGGAGGTAGCCCAGCGTCGCGCGCGGCCACCAACGCGGGCTGCGGCGCACGAGGAAGAGAGCGCCGAGGACCACGAACGGAAGCGGCAGGGCGTAGGCGCCGATGCCGAGACGCCCCGTGAGCGCGCGCCGCACCGTGAGCCCCAGCTCGCCCGACGGGAGCTGCGGCACCAGGACGCCGGCCAGGAACGCCCCGACCGTGAGCACGACCAAGCCCACCGCCTCGATGTCCAGGCGGTGGGTGGTGGGTCGCTTCTTGCCGGCGCGGGCTCCCCTCTTCACGCCCGCCAGTCTACCGCCCGCGCGGGCGCCGCCCGGAGAGCGCTCCGGGGTGCGGCGCCCCGGGCCGCGCCGCGAACCGCGCGACGCGTTCCAGGCGCCGGCGGTAATAACGCCGTAAGGCGCGGGATGGGACAATCGGGCCCATGAGGACGCCGGTCCCGACGAACCCAGGGGTGTGGCGCCGCCTGCGGCGACATTCGGGTCCCGCGCTGTGGGCCATCGCGTCCGTCGCCTTCCTGCTGGCCAGCTTCCGCCTGGGCGGGACGGGGCTCTGGCAGGGGTTCCTCCTCGCGACGCCGGTCCTCATCGCGACCGCCGGCCTCGGCTGGCGCGCTGCTCTCTGGCTCACGCCCCTCGCGCTCCTGATCCAATGGTCGGGGCAGCACCTGGGTGGGCCGGCCGCGAGCGCGGCGGACTACCTCCTGCTCCTGGCCGGGTTGGTGCTGGCCACGCTGGCCGGCGACCGGCTCTACCGTGCCTGGCGGCGCGTCGAGCGTAGCGCCCGACGGGCGGGGCGCCGCGCCAAGCTCCTGCAGGAGGCCACGGTGGAACTCAACCTGGCCGCCGACCAGGGGGAGCTGCTGAGGGCGGTCCCACGCCTGCTGGCCGACATCCTGCCGTTCGCGCACGGGGCCGTCTTCGTGCCGGAGGGGGCGGGACTCGCCGTTCACTCGGCCTGGCGCCTGCGCCTCGAACCCGGCTACCTGGTGCCCCTGGGAAGCATCATGGGCCGCGCGTTCCTGACGCGGGAGCCGCAGTACGCGCCCGACACGGCGCTCGATCCGGACTTCATCCAGGCGCCCGACGCCGAGGCCACGCGCAGCGAGCTGGCCCTGCCGGTCGTCGTCGGCGAGCACGTGCGGGCGATAGTCAACCTGGAGCACGCCGAGCCTCACGCCTTCGGCCGCGCGGACCAGGCCGCCCTGGCGGCGTTCGTGCGCATGATCGGCGAGGTCCTCACGCGGCTCGACGCCACCGCGGCGCTCACGCAGAACATCTCCGACCAGCAGTTCATGGCGCGCCTGCAGCACCGCCTCCTGATCGCGGAGACGGTCGCGGAGACGGCCGAGGCCGCGCTGGACGAGGTCATGGCCAAGTTCGACTTCGACGTCGGCGCCGTGCTCGAGCTGCACCACGCCCGCCTTCGCACGGTCGCGGTGCGGGGCAACCCCCCGCCCGAGCTCGCCTCCCGCGTGCGCGACGGCTTCGCTTTCGCCGGGATCCTCAGGCACGCCTGGGAGAGCCGGGAGCTCGTGCTCGCCGACGACCTCACCGCCGGCGGCGACTGGGGCAACGGCACTGAGGCGCGCGCCGTGGCGGCGCTGCCCATCGTCGACCCCACCGGGCAGGTGTTGGCGCTGCTGGCCGTCACCCGCTACCGCGAGCCGCTCCCGCGCTGGGACGCCCGCAGCCGCCAGCTGTTGGCGAGCCTGTCGGCGCCGCTCGGCGCGACCCTCGCCCGCTGCACCCTGAACCGGCAGCTCTTCGCCACGCTCGACGCCATCAGGCAGCTCAAGTCGGCGGACGGCCCCGAGGTGCTGTACCACCGCGCCGCCCAGGCCGCTTTCGACCTCGTGCCCAACGCCGAGGCGGTGTCGATCCTCGTTCGCCACGGCGAGCATTACCACTTCGAGGCGGCCATCGGCTACGACCTCGGCTTCCTGCAGGCGGAGGCGGGGCCGTTCACGTACGAGGAGAACCTGGCCTGGTACCACGGCGAGCTGGAGGACTTCGAGGCGGGCCACGGCCGCATCCTGCGCGGCGCCGAGATCCTGCCCTTGAGCAGCCAGGCGACGCAGTCGCCGGCGGCGACGAAGGAGGGCCGGGTGGCGGAGATGCGGTGTCAGCTGGCGGTGCCCATCGTCGACCAGGGCCAGGTTGTGGCGCTCCTCAACATCGACAACTTCTCTAGCGACGACGCCTTCGGCCAGGGCGCGCTGCGAATCGCGGAGGCGTTCGCGCAGCACGTGACGGTGGTCGTGCGTCAGGCGGAGCAGGTGGTGGCCCTCGAGCGCTCGGCCGTGACGGACGCCCTGACCGGCCTCGGCAACCGCGAGGGGTTCGAGCGGGCGCTGAAGCAGGAGCTGGCCCGCGCCCGCCGTTACGAGCACCACCTCAGCCTGGTGCTCATCGACCTCAACGGCTTCAAGCAGATCAACGACCGCTTCGGCCACGCCGAGGGGGACGTCGTCCTCCAGGACGTCGCGCGTGCCATCCGGGGCACGGCGCGCGGCACGGACCAGGTCTTCAGATGGGGCGGCGACGAGTTCGCCGTCGTGCTGCCGGAGGTGAAGCCGCACGAGGCCGCTGCGGCCGGCGCCCGCATCGCCGGCGTGATCGGAGCGCTGTCGTGCAAGGGCGTGAACCTGTCCGCGAGCTACGGCGTGGCGAACTACCCTGTCGACGGCCTCGACCGCGACGCCCTGCTAGAGTCGGCCGATCACAAGATGTACAAGGACAAGCGGGCGCAGGCCGGCGCCCAGGCTCAGGCGGCACCGCCGGCGTCCTCGCCCGCCGAGCCCGTCAGCTCCGCCGAGGGCTCGCTGGGCGCCGCACCCGCGAACGCCGGCCGCGTAAGCAGGTAGTCCTCCGCCACCACCTTGACGAGCGCGACGAGGGGCACCGCCAGTAGCGCCCCGAGGAGGCCCATGAGGCCGATCCCGGCCATGATGGCCAGCATCACGGTGACGGGGTGGAGGTTGGTGTTGCGCGAGAGGATGAGCGGCGAGAGCACGTGCGCCTCGAGCTGGTTGGCCACGAGGAAGACGAGGGCCGCGAGGACGGCGGCCAGTGGGCTGACCGTGAAGCCGAGCAGGATGGCCGGCGTGACGCCGAGGATCGGTCCCAGGTACGGCACGAGGTTGAAGACGGCGGCGAGGAACCCGATGGCGGTGGCCAGCGGGATGCCGATGATGCTCAGGCCGGCCCAGATCATCACACCGAGGACCATGGTGATGAAGAGCTGCCCCCGCAGGTAGCCGCCCACGGCGAGGTCGGCCTTGGCGCTCAGGTCGTCGGCCAGGTCGCGGTACCTGAGGGGCACGAAGCGCCGGAAGTTGGCCGCGAAGCGCGGGAAGTCGTAGAGGAAGTACGCGCCAGCAAGGAAGATCAGGAACACCTGGAAGGTGGTGGAGATGACGGCGGTGGCGCCCGTGAGGAGCAGCCCGGGGCCGCCCGCCACGAGCCCCTCAAGGAGCTTCCTCAAGCTCTCACCGAGTTGCTGCAGGAACGAGGCGACCTGGTCCTGGATCTGCGTGCTCAGCACGCCCGTCTCGTCCGACACACCGAAGCGGTCCGCCAAGAACGCGGGCAGGCGATCCCGGAACCCGGCCACCCACTGCTGCATCTCGGTGAGCCAGCGGGTGACCTGCTCGAGCGCGGTGGGCACCAGTTGCACGAACTTGCCCATCTCGATGAGTACCTGGCTGACGACCACGGACCCGAGCGCGACCAGCACGAGGAGCAGGGCGTACGTGATGATCACGGCCAGGGGGCGCTTGAGGCGGAGCCTGACGAGCCAGGCGACCACCGGGTTGAGGATGTAGGCGATGAGGAAACCGATTAGACCGACCTGGAGCGCGAAGGCGTAACCACCCCGCAGGCGCCACAGGATGAGGGCGAGGAGCGCCGTGGCGCCCACGTACGTCACCGCCCTGACCCAGACGCTGCGCCACACGATCTCCAGCGCGGTCGGGTCGGCCTGCTGCTTGGCGTGCCTCGTCTTCGGCGTCACGGCCGGACGCACCTCCTCGCCACTCATGGTCCCACGAACAGCGACGCGGCCGCCATGCGAACGGCCTCAGGCTCGAGGCCGGCTCCGAAGAAGGTGTCTGGCGCGGTCCAGACCTCGAAGCGGAGGCGCGGCTGGTCGCCGCGGCCGGCGACGGCCGCCTCGGTGCCGGAGTTGCCGGCGAAGCCGACGACCTGCCCGCGGTAGACGCGCGCGCCCGTGCGGATCCCGCCCTGCACGGCCGAGAGGTGCCCGTAGCGGAGGACGGTGCCGTCGTCGAGCCGCAGCCAGACCTGGCGGCCGCGCAGCGTGTCGAGCTGGTCCTCGTCGGCACCGCCGGCGGCCACGTCGGCCATGAGCACCTCCCAGGCGCGTGGGTCGATCTCGGTGTAGGCCGTGTCTGCCCGCACGACCTGAGCGGCCTGCGCGGCCACGACCGGGGTGCCGACCTGGATGGGGACCTGGGCATCGGCGCCGAAGAAGTCGAAGCCTTGACTCACGCCGTGACGGTAGGCGCGCGGCGCGCCGGGCAGGTTGTCGTCTGAGGCGGGAACGCGCGCGCCGGGCACGGGGAACCAGAGTCCGGCGGGTCCGTAGGCGGCGGCCGCATCGGGCGCTTGCTCGGTCCCCGAGTTCACGCCCGCGCCGGCCGGTGCCGCTCCGGCGGCGGCGCCGGGTCGCGCCAGCACCAGGACGGTCATGACGACGGCGTACGCCAGCAACCCGAGCAGGACGTACCAGCCCGGCTTGACGCCTGCCAGGAGCGACGCAGCGGCGGCGGGGCGAGTGCGCCTCACGGGCCGAAGTCTAGCACGCACCGAAAGGCGGCCAGGACGGGGTTCCGGGCGGCGGCGCGCGACGCGGAACCGCTCAGGTTCGCCGCGTCAACGCCAGGAGCAGCGGGTTGTGGCCGCCGTGCGCGACCTGGAGCTCGCGCGCCACCGTCCACGCCGACTGGCCGGCCACCACCTGCCGCGTCAGCTTGACCTCGTGGCTGAGGAGGCAGAGGGTGGCTCCGGGCGTGGCCAGGCGCGCGGCGGCCTCCAGCAGCCGCGGGTAGAGGCGGCGGTTGGCGGCGTGGGCCCCGACCGCGTCGCCCCACGGGGCGTCGACGGCGAGGGCGTCGAAGCCGCCCGCCGCGCCGAGCAGGGTCACGAACCGGTCGTCCGTCACGTCGCCCACGAGGAGCTCGCAGCGCCCCGCCACCCCGGCCGCCGCGGCGTTGCGCCCGGCGCAGGCGACGGCCTCGGGATCGAGGTCGAACCCGACGAGGCGCGCCGCCGGGCCGAGCAGGGCGCGCTCTATCAACAGCGTTCCGGAGCCGCACATCAGGTTCAGGTAGGCGCTGCCATCGCCCCCGCCGACCAGCTCGTTCATGACGGCGCCGACGGCCGCGTTCAGGCCGCCGGGTCGGTTGCAGACGCGCCAGGTCCGCGCCGAGGCGGGGCGCGGGGAGAGGCGGACGAGGACCTCCCAGCCGCTCGCGGCCGCGGCCGGGCGCACGCGCACCAGCAGGTCGCCGTCCGCCGGGTCGGGTTCGACGCCGACGGCGGCGGCGAGTTGCGCCGCGAGCCGCTGGAACGTGGCCGAGTCCGCGCCGGCGGCGGAGAGCCGCAGCCCGCTGAAGCGCGCCCCGGCGCCGACGCCCCTCACGGCGCCGATGAGCCTCCGAAGCGTGGCGTCCCCAAGCAGCGCCTTGGGGCGCGGCACGTCGAACGTCAGCGTCAAGTAGACGGCCAGGACCGTGCGCGCCGCGGCCGCGCGGGCCGCGGCGCCCCGCCCCTCGACGATGAAGCCGCCGGGCACGCCCACGGCCCGCCCGACACCGCGGCGCTTGAGCTCGGCGAGCGCCACCACCTCGGCGCCACCGGGTACCTCGACGAAGTAGCGTTCCGCCGGCACCCGGCGATGCTACCAGCGCGCGGCGCGGGGTTCAGCAACCCCTCACCATCGGCCTCAGCGGCAAGAGCGTCCGCTATAGTTGAGGTGTGACTGCAGCCGAGGCCGGTACTTCAGCCCGTCGGTCCGACGGCTCCCGGCGGTGACGGCGTCCGCCTCGAGCAAGTCGCGGCGGCGCGGCCCGTCGCGGCAGGAGCGGCGCGACTGGGTCACGGCCTACCTGTTCGTGCTGCCGGCCACGGTGCTCATCTTCGTCTTCGGGCTGTTCCCGATCGGCTACTCCGTCTACATGAGCCTCCACAACTGGCGCGTGCGCAAGGGGGACTTCATCGGTCTGCGCAACTACGCCGCCACGCTGGGCGACTGGTGGGGGGCCCTCGCCTTCTTCGGCGGCCTCGTGCTCATCATCGTCGCGCACTGGCTGTGGACGGACGCCTTCAAGGGGGGCCATGCCCGCGCGCCAACGGCGGCGCGCGTGATCGGGGCGCTCGTCCTGCTCTCCTCCGGCGTGTTCGTGGCGCTCGGCTGGCGCCTGATGATGGACGCAGGCAACAAGACCTACCTGCGGAGCCTCGTCAGGACCGTCTACTACGGCTTCGGGTCCGTCCCCGTCCAGATCGCCCTGGCGCTGGTGCTCGCCACCCTGCTGTTCCAGAAGATCCGGGGGCAGGAACTCTTCCGGATGCTCTACTTCCTCCCGTACATCACCCCGGCGGTGGCCGGCGCCGCCATCTTCCGCAACCTCTTCAGTCCGCGGGAGGAGCGCCTCGCCAACCAGGTGCTGGCGTTGGTCGGCATCCCGCCGCAACGGTGGCTGTTCGAGACGAAGCCGCTGTCGCAGCTCCTGTTCGGCGGCCTGTTCCCGAACGTCGACTGGAGCGGCTTCTGGGCCGGACCGTCGTTGGCGCTTGTCACCATCATCATCTTCGGGATCTGGACGTTCACCGGCTACAACGTCGTCATCTTCCTGGCGGGCCTGGGCGGCATCTCCAAGGAGCTGTACGACGCCGCCGCCATCGACGGGGCGGACCGCCGCCAGCAGTTCCGTTACATCACGGTGCCGCTCCTCTCGCCCGTGACCTTCTACCTGACGGTCCTCGGCTTCATCGGCACCTTCCAGGCCTTCACCCACATCTACGTCATGCGGGCGCCCGCCACGCGCGACGCGGTCGACACCGCCTCCATCGTGATCTTCGACACGTTCTACAAGCTGAGCAACTTCAGCCTGGCGGCGGCGCAGTCGGTGATCCTCTTCGTGATCATCCTGCTCCTGACCCTGCTCCAGAACCGGCTGTTCGGGAAGCGGGTGTTCGGTGCCTGACGCGCCGGGCCGCAGGCGGCGCGCCGCCGCGCCGGCGCCGACCACCGAGGTGATCGGCGGCGTCGAGCGGGTGGTGCGGCCGCGCGTCCGGGCCCCCTACCAGTTCGAGCTGTCGCACATCCCCATCTACTTCGTGCTGCTGGTGGGCGCCATCGTCAGCATCGTCCCGTTCTTCTACATGCTGTCGACGTCGCTCATGACGCTGGGCGAGACGATAAACCGCGTCCTGCTCCCCGCCTCGCCCCAGTTCGTCAACTACGAGGTGGCCTGGAGCGAGTCGCACTTCGCCCTCTACTTCCGCAACAGCGTGATCATCACGGCGTTGGTCATCGCGGGCGTGCTCGTCACGTGCATCCTGGCGGGTTACGCCTTCGCCCGCATCCGCTTCCCGGGCCGTGAGGCGCTCTTCGCGGTGCTGCTCGCCACCCTCATGATCCCCGGCACCGTCACCTTCATCCCCAACCTCCTCCTGGTCCGCGGCCAGATAATCCCCTGGGGCTCCTGGATGAACACCCTCCCCGCCCTCACGGTGCCGTTCATGGCGACGGCGTTCATCATCTTCCTCTTCCGCCAGTTCTTCGTCGGCATCCCGGGCGAGTTGTACGACGCTGCCCGGATGGACGGCGCGGGCCACCTGCGCTTCCTCACCTCCGTCGTGGTGCCCATGTCGAAGCCCGTCATCATGACCGCCACCCTCCTGTCGTTCGTGGCGAGCTGGAACGAGTTCCTGTGGCCACTCCTCGTGACCACCACGCCGAAGTGGCGCCCGCTCGGCGTCGGGCTCTACACCTTCATCTCGGAGGCCGGCCCGGAGACCCAGCTCCTGATGGCGGGGACGGTCATCACGGTAATACCGGTGCTGGTGGTGTACTTCTTCACCCAGAAGCAATTCACCGAGGGCATCGCCACCTCGGGCCTGAAGGGATGATCATGCCGCAAGCCGTCTCACCACCGCAGGGCGTTCCCGGGCGCGTCGCGTCCGTACGCGAAGTGGCGGCCTCCCGCCGCCACGCGAGGAGAGTCGCCGCGTCCGTCGCCGACGGCGCGAGAACAGTGGGAGCATCGCTGGAAGGAGCGAGAGTATGACGAGAAGGTTCTTGACCGTCTTCACCCTGGTGGCCCTGGCGTTGACGGGGCCGGCGTTCGCGCAGGACTGGGAGTCGGTCGACCCCAGCGGCCAGACGGTCACGTTCTGGCACCAGCACACGCGCGAGCGCGAGACCGCCCTCGACAAGATCGTGCAGGAGTTCAACGACTCGAACGAGTACGGCATCACCGTCGTGGCCGAGTATCAGGGCGGCTACAGCGACATCTACCAGAAGATGGTGGCCTTGCTCGGCACCACCGACACACCCAACCTGGTCGTCGCCTACCAGAACCAGGCCGCCACCTACCAGCTCGCGGACGGGCTCGTCGACATGACGCCCCTCGTGAACTCGCCGAAGTGGGGCATCTCCCCAGAGGACCAGGCCGACTTCTTCCCCGGCTTCTGGAACTCCGACATCTTCCCGAGCTTCGGCGGCGAGCGCCTCGGGCTCGCTCCCAACCGCTCGATGGAGATGCTCTACTACAACGCCGACTGGCTGAAGGAGCTCCGCGCGGCCGGCAAGATCGACTTCGACGGGCCCCCCACCACGCCGGAGCAGTTCAAGGCCGCCGCCTGCGCCGCGACGGGCTCGCCGTTCTCCGGAGCCACCGTCACGGGGGCGCCCATCGGTTACGAGCTCTCCGTCGACGCCAGCCGCTTCGCGTCGTTCACCTTCGCGTTCGGCGGCAACGTCTACGATT
Proteins encoded in this region:
- a CDS encoding AI-2E family transporter, producing the protein MTPKTRHAKQQADPTALEIVWRSVWVRAVTYVGATALLALILWRLRGGYAFALQVGLIGFLIAYILNPVVAWLVRLRLKRPLAVIITYALLLVLVALGSVVVSQVLIEMGKFVQLVPTALEQVTRWLTEMQQWVAGFRDRLPAFLADRFGVSDETGVLSTQIQDQVASFLQQLGESLRKLLEGLVAGGPGLLLTGATAVISTTFQVFLIFLAGAYFLYDFPRFAANFRRFVPLRYRDLADDLSAKADLAVGGYLRGQLFITMVLGVMIWAGLSIIGIPLATAIGFLAAVFNLVPYLGPILGVTPAILLGFTVSPLAAVLAALVFLVANQLEAHVLSPLILSRNTNLHPVTVMLAIMAGIGLMGLLGALLAVPLVALVKVVAEDYLLTRPAFAGAAPSEPSAELTGSAGEDAGGAA
- a CDS encoding M23 family metallopeptidase, with the translated sequence MRRTRPAAAASLLAGVKPGWYVLLGLLAYAVVMTVLVLARPGAAAGAAPAGAGVNSGTEQAPDAAAAYGPAGLWFPVPGARVPASDDNLPGAPRAYRHGVSQGFDFFGADAQVPIQVGTPVVAAQAAQVVRADTAYTEIDPRAWEVLMADVAAGGADEDQLDTLRGRQVWLRLDDGTVLRYGHLSAVQGGIRTGARVYRGQVVGFAGNSGTEAAVAGRGDQPRLRFEVWTAPDTFFGAGLEPEAVRMAAASLFVGP
- a CDS encoding DNA translocase FtsK, with translation RGHAPAGGAGNPDAGAAAGAAASVDRGAVLDASDAVGARAGAGGAADGFGGNPAPAGRGPARAGGGAAAPRRDPPVGESPAVAVGAIPIQVPPLELLDEPERPSLDPRATAAENLERVRQIDETLASFRLGGRVTSSVRGPSVTRFEVEPAPGEKISRFANLADDLALAMAVGSVRIEAPIPGKSVIGLEVPNAHRELVRFREAVASNSYRRSKARIPIVLGRSIDGEMMVGDLTRMPHLLIAGSTGSGKSVAVNTLISSLLYRFLPTEMRLLMIDPKMVELTPYDGIPHLLRPVVTNPADAAGVLLGTVTHMERRYKMMSKLGAKNLDQYNEKAKSLDLPPLPFIAIIIDELADLMITSPKEVESAIMRLAQMARATGMHLILATQRPSVDILTSLIKVNVPARMAFAVSSSHDSRTILDSMGAERLIGMGDMLYYQPGLVKAVRLQGPFVSENEIQRLADFLRRQYFDDDFGEAYGADFDPPPADESTATGLIDWNDDKLRPAAELVINEGQASVSRLQRRLSVGHARAGKLMDSLEALGVVGPHQGSKPREVLVTLDELPNVFGK
- a CDS encoding sugar ABC transporter permease, with translation MTASASSKSRRRGPSRQERRDWVTAYLFVLPATVLIFVFGLFPIGYSVYMSLHNWRVRKGDFIGLRNYAATLGDWWGALAFFGGLVLIIVAHWLWTDAFKGGHARAPTAARVIGALVLLSSGVFVALGWRLMMDAGNKTYLRSLVRTVYYGFGSVPVQIALALVLATLLFQKIRGQELFRMLYFLPYITPAVAGAAIFRNLFSPREERLANQVLALVGIPPQRWLFETKPLSQLLFGGLFPNVDWSGFWAGPSLALVTIIIFGIWTFTGYNVVIFLAGLGGISKELYDAAAIDGADRRQQFRYITVPLLSPVTFYLTVLGFIGTFQAFTHIYVMRAPATRDAVDTASIVIFDTFYKLSNFSLAAAQSVILFVIILLLTLLQNRLFGKRVFGA
- a CDS encoding carbohydrate ABC transporter permease, with translation MLSTSLMTLGETINRVLLPASPQFVNYEVAWSESHFALYFRNSVIITALVIAGVLVTCILAGYAFARIRFPGREALFAVLLATLMIPGTVTFIPNLLLVRGQIIPWGSWMNTLPALTVPFMATAFIIFLFRQFFVGIPGELYDAARMDGAGHLRFLTSVVVPMSKPVIMTATLLSFVASWNEFLWPLLVTTTPKWRPLGVGLYTFISEAGPETQLLMAGTVITVIPVLVVYFFTQKQFTEGIATSGLKG
- a CDS encoding methyltransferase domain-containing protein; the encoded protein is MPAERYFVEVPGGAEVVALAELKRRGVGRAVGVPGGFIVEGRGAAARAAAARTVLAVYLTLTFDVPRPKALLGDATLRRLIGAVRGVGAGARFSGLRLSAAGADSATFQRLAAQLAAAVGVEPDPADGDLLVRVRPAAAASGWEVLVRLSPRPASARTWRVCNRPGGLNAAVGAVMNELVGGGDGSAYLNLMCGSGTLLIERALLGPAARLVGFDLDPEAVACAGRNAAAAGVAGRCELLVGDVTDDRFVTLLGAAGGFDALAVDAPWGDAVGAHAANRRLYPRLLEAAARLATPGATLCLLSHEVKLTRQVVAGQSAWTVARELQVAHGGHNPLLLALTRRT
- a CDS encoding diguanylate cyclase, with the translated sequence MRTPVPTNPGVWRRLRRHSGPALWAIASVAFLLASFRLGGTGLWQGFLLATPVLIATAGLGWRAALWLTPLALLIQWSGQHLGGPAASAADYLLLLAGLVLATLAGDRLYRAWRRVERSARRAGRRAKLLQEATVELNLAADQGELLRAVPRLLADILPFAHGAVFVPEGAGLAVHSAWRLRLEPGYLVPLGSIMGRAFLTREPQYAPDTALDPDFIQAPDAEATRSELALPVVVGEHVRAIVNLEHAEPHAFGRADQAALAAFVRMIGEVLTRLDATAALTQNISDQQFMARLQHRLLIAETVAETAEAALDEVMAKFDFDVGAVLELHHARLRTVAVRGNPPPELASRVRDGFAFAGILRHAWESRELVLADDLTAGGDWGNGTEARAVAALPIVDPTGQVLALLAVTRYREPLPRWDARSRQLLASLSAPLGATLARCTLNRQLFATLDAIRQLKSADGPEVLYHRAAQAAFDLVPNAEAVSILVRHGEHYHFEAAIGYDLGFLQAEAGPFTYEENLAWYHGELEDFEAGHGRILRGAEILPLSSQATQSPAATKEGRVAEMRCQLAVPIVDQGQVVALLNIDNFSSDDAFGQGALRIAEAFAQHVTVVVRQAEQVVALERSAVTDALTGLGNREGFERALKQELARARRYEHHLSLVLIDLNGFKQINDRFGHAEGDVVLQDVARAIRGTARGTDQVFRWGGDEFAVVLPEVKPHEAAAAGARIAGVIGALSCKGVNLSASYGVANYPVDGLDRDALLESADHKMYKDKRAQAGAQAQAAPPASSPAEPVSSAEGSLGAAPANAGRVSR